Proteins from one Desulfovermiculus halophilus DSM 18834 genomic window:
- a CDS encoding HAMP domain-containing histidine kinase, with product MTASKDMRHPDTQLVFMGRVVASYSHEIKNILAIINESTGLMHDLLNLKQEGLDAHAQRFSKVLEDIGQQILRGQELSTFLNTLAHAPDKEVDGVDVIRSMQAVFALSSRLVKNASMRVRLDQGASKLYVNTRPVECMQCIFCALEWAMSQSQAGDEIVFRPRDATDGVQITVSGWSVEPGAAEEDQMTSLQDAVSALQGTCALQGKELVIALPRQIETY from the coding sequence ATGACGGCCAGCAAGGATATGCGGCATCCGGATACGCAATTGGTGTTCATGGGCCGGGTGGTGGCCAGCTACTCCCATGAGATCAAGAATATCCTGGCCATAATCAATGAGTCCACTGGATTGATGCACGACTTGCTGAATCTGAAGCAGGAGGGGCTGGACGCGCACGCCCAACGCTTCAGCAAGGTCCTGGAAGATATTGGTCAACAGATCCTGCGGGGGCAGGAGCTGAGCACGTTCTTAAACACCTTGGCCCATGCTCCGGACAAGGAAGTGGACGGGGTGGATGTGATCCGCAGCATGCAGGCGGTATTTGCCCTGAGCAGCCGGCTGGTTAAGAATGCGAGCATGAGGGTGCGCCTGGACCAGGGCGCCTCCAAGCTGTATGTAAACACTCGGCCCGTTGAGTGCATGCAGTGCATATTTTGTGCGTTGGAGTGGGCCATGTCCCAGAGTCAAGCCGGAGACGAGATTGTGTTTCGGCCTCGCGACGCTACAGACGGGGTGCAGATTACTGTCTCCGGCTGGAGCGTGGAACCGGGTGCAGCTGAAGAGGACCAGATGACCAGTCTGCAGGATGCGGTTTCTGCCCTGCAAGGGACGTGCGCTTTGCAGGGGAAAGAACTGGTGATCGCCCTTCCCAGACAGATCGAGACGTACTGA
- a CDS encoding PEP/pyruvate-binding domain-containing protein, whose translation MNALKRRFLPSHQQEEETQDEAELKRLFQQRYADFRQLLAANVRAMDIMNELERVLRGDKPFGIVFIRSTCTQLLTAVFRIIRSLNRLAPQSYNDLFTVYDDIEIKIERVLEQRKSRDSSELVISLDRLHAGQTALAGSKMANLGELKQALGLEIPSGFVITTSAYLRFLEYNTLQDEINSRLQSSRYDLNGHALDDGPDDETQGRTSWLELSSQIQSLIKEAPLPPELSQAMQENFAAHFAKDSETKLAVRSSALGEDVAHSSFAGQYRSLLNIDSDQLPRAYKDVVASKYTLQGISYRYHRGIRDDSVLMGVGCLEMISTSVSGIMYTQNPTVEGDQAVIITAVYGLPKGAVDGSLPTDTFVLERNQSLDLRAQYLAHKTEQLLSSPSQGVVSSPVPTDQQDEPCLSMDRLQSLAQAGLKIEAHFGLAQDIEWAITEDDRLIFLQTRPLSLGHKDTPQEQSNLTPLLQGGLTASPGVGSGEVFHVENETDLVQFPEHAVLVSSKSLPQWAPALARAGAMITEHGSVAGHLANIAREFGVPSIVGLQEAASQLSNGQMVTVDADACKIYSGQTNGGTAGQRKPHRPIQGTPVYDLLQRLSEHILPLHLVDPEAPEFRARNCRTLHDITRFAHEKAVQEMFEFGVQHQFSPRAGKQLRTTVPMQWWVLNLEDGFREEVNGRYVHLSQIQSVPMLALWRGITAFPWQGPPSLDRRGFVSVLYQATINPELNETAATNFKVKNYFMISKEFCNLFSRFGFHFSSVEALVGTRIRENYIRFQFRGGAADYFRRVKRTQFVGALLENYGFHVRLREDALVARMDNYEADFLIQRLKIVGHLIIHTRQLDMIMDNDAIAEQYRERMQAELEEVKDLKA comes from the coding sequence ATGAACGCTCTTAAAAGGCGATTCCTTCCGTCCCATCAACAGGAAGAAGAGACCCAGGACGAAGCGGAGCTTAAGCGTCTGTTTCAGCAGCGGTACGCTGATTTCAGGCAGTTGCTGGCTGCCAACGTCCGGGCCATGGACATCATGAATGAGCTGGAACGGGTTCTGCGCGGAGACAAGCCCTTTGGCATAGTCTTCATCCGCTCCACCTGCACTCAGCTGCTGACAGCAGTCTTCCGGATTATCCGCTCTTTGAACCGCCTGGCCCCTCAGAGCTATAATGACCTGTTTACCGTCTATGACGATATTGAAATTAAGATTGAAAGAGTTCTGGAACAAAGAAAAAGCCGGGACTCAAGCGAGCTGGTCATATCTCTGGATAGGCTGCATGCTGGACAAACAGCTCTGGCCGGCTCCAAAATGGCCAACCTGGGAGAACTCAAACAGGCTCTGGGTCTGGAAATTCCATCTGGATTCGTGATCACCACTTCCGCATATCTGCGGTTTTTGGAATACAACACCCTCCAGGATGAAATAAATTCCAGGCTTCAGTCATCACGTTATGACCTTAATGGACACGCCCTGGATGACGGTCCAGACGACGAAACTCAAGGACGTACCTCCTGGCTGGAACTGAGCTCCCAGATCCAATCACTTATTAAAGAAGCCCCCCTCCCCCCTGAACTGAGCCAGGCCATGCAGGAAAACTTTGCTGCCCATTTTGCCAAAGACAGCGAGACCAAGTTGGCAGTGCGCAGCAGTGCCCTGGGGGAGGATGTGGCCCATTCCTCCTTTGCCGGCCAATACCGATCATTGCTGAATATAGACAGCGATCAACTGCCCCGGGCCTACAAAGATGTGGTGGCCAGCAAATATACTTTGCAAGGGATTTCCTACCGCTACCACCGGGGTATACGCGATGACAGCGTGCTCATGGGCGTGGGCTGCCTGGAGATGATCTCCACCTCAGTCAGCGGTATAATGTATACTCAGAATCCGACGGTGGAAGGGGACCAGGCGGTGATCATCACCGCGGTGTACGGACTGCCCAAAGGAGCGGTGGACGGAAGCCTTCCCACCGACACCTTTGTCCTGGAGCGCAATCAAAGCTTAGACCTTCGAGCCCAATACCTGGCCCACAAAACAGAGCAGCTTCTGTCCAGCCCCAGCCAAGGGGTGGTCAGTTCCCCAGTGCCAACCGATCAGCAGGATGAGCCCTGTCTGAGCATGGATAGATTGCAATCCCTTGCCCAAGCGGGACTGAAAATCGAGGCTCACTTTGGTTTGGCCCAGGATATTGAATGGGCCATTACTGAAGATGATCGCCTCATCTTCCTGCAAACTAGACCATTATCTTTAGGGCATAAAGATACACCTCAGGAACAAAGCAATTTGACCCCTCTCCTGCAAGGCGGCCTGACTGCCAGCCCAGGTGTAGGTAGCGGGGAAGTGTTTCATGTGGAAAACGAGACCGATCTGGTTCAGTTTCCGGAACATGCCGTTTTGGTTTCTTCCAAATCCTTGCCTCAATGGGCCCCGGCCTTGGCCCGAGCAGGAGCTATGATTACCGAGCACGGCAGTGTAGCCGGCCACCTGGCCAATATCGCCCGGGAATTCGGGGTGCCGTCCATTGTGGGACTCCAGGAAGCCGCAAGCCAGTTGTCTAATGGACAAATGGTCACTGTGGATGCCGATGCATGTAAGATCTATTCTGGACAGACAAATGGAGGCACCGCAGGCCAGCGCAAACCGCACAGGCCAATTCAGGGTACTCCAGTCTATGATCTGCTGCAAAGACTTTCCGAGCATATCCTGCCCCTGCACCTTGTGGATCCGGAAGCTCCCGAGTTTCGGGCCCGAAACTGCCGTACACTGCATGATATAACCAGGTTCGCCCATGAAAAGGCGGTCCAGGAGATGTTCGAGTTCGGGGTCCAACATCAGTTTTCCCCCCGGGCCGGAAAGCAACTGAGGACTACAGTACCCATGCAGTGGTGGGTCTTGAACCTGGAAGACGGGTTCCGGGAAGAGGTGAACGGGCGTTATGTTCACCTCAGCCAGATTCAGTCAGTTCCCATGCTGGCCTTATGGCGGGGGATAACCGCCTTTCCCTGGCAGGGTCCTCCCAGCCTGGACCGCAGAGGCTTTGTCTCGGTCCTGTACCAGGCAACCATCAATCCCGAGCTGAACGAGACCGCGGCCACCAATTTCAAGGTCAAAAACTACTTCATGATCTCCAAGGAGTTCTGCAATCTGTTCTCCAGATTCGGTTTCCATTTCTCTTCTGTGGAGGCCTTGGTCGGCACCCGGATCAGGGAGAACTACATTCGCTTCCAGTTCAGAGGGGGGGCGGCAGACTATTTCCGACGGGTGAAACGAACCCAGTTCGTTGGGGCCCTGCTCGAAAACTACGGGTTTCATGTCCGGTTACGGGAAGATGCCCTGGTAGCCAGAATGGACAATTATGAGGCGGATTTTTTGATTCAGCGGCTAAAGATCGTGGGCCACCTGATCATCCATACCCGGCAGCTGGACATGATCATGGACAATGACGCCATTGCCGAGCAGTACAGGGAACGAATGCAGGCCGAGCTGGAGGAGGTCAAGGATCTGAAGGCTTGA
- a CDS encoding response regulator: MTGIKVLLVDDEQEFTGALAERLELRDYSVQTVDNGEDGLLAVENNPPHIVVLDLKMPGLSGLEVLKRIKSQHPDLPVLLLTGYGSTEEGIKGMQLGAMDYMMKPLNIDELIGKLQEAAGKRT, encoded by the coding sequence ATGACAGGGATAAAAGTGCTGCTGGTCGACGATGAGCAGGAATTCACCGGGGCACTGGCTGAACGCCTTGAGCTCAGGGACTACTCCGTGCAGACTGTAGATAACGGTGAAGATGGTCTGCTCGCAGTGGAAAACAATCCGCCCCATATTGTGGTCTTGGATCTTAAGATGCCTGGGCTGAGCGGCCTGGAAGTGCTCAAGCGCATCAAGTCCCAGCACCCGGACCTCCCGGTGCTTTTGCTTACCGGATATGGGTCTACCGAGGAAGGGATCAAGGGCATGCAGCTCGGGGCCATGGACTATATGATGAAGCCGCTGAACATTGATGAGCTGATAGGCAAACTTCAGGAAGCGGCAGGTAAGCGGACATGA
- a CDS encoding sensor histidine kinase: MQAKERIIQLFHRLFILPDQVSEDRYVKLRRNMAVLMFLVTLIPLSIMLLINFHQYQSALTSETVNQLRVLENKAKHSFELFLQERLSAVKYIANAYSINQLKEEGQLSNIFYTMQQNFSGFVDIGLIDPSGMQINYVGPYDLEGKDYTGTHSFQEVRIKGTYISDVFMGYRRFPHLIVAVERRDPNGQNWVIRASIDIDTFNDIIASMGLEADSDAFLLNQEGIIQTPSKFYGGVLDKSPIELPPKSFQPTVLEMTDPDGREIFLSYVYFSKQEFVLFLVKERSLLLRSWYALKGQMLVVFSVSLILIAFVIFRLTGALVRRIKQADERRELAFRELEHSQKLSSIGQMAAGVAHEINNPLAIINEKAGLMQDVLERTDDFRHKDKFLGLVASIIRSVERARGITYRLLGFARRLETHYEILDINQILREVLGFLEKEAEDRNVRIELDLAEELPKIHSDQGQLEQVFLNLISNALAAVQDHEGRIQIRTWEINDNTLAMSIDDNGCGMSNETLRHIFEPFFTTKKGYGTGLGLSITYGIIKKLGGDIKVASEEGVGSTFTVYLPVKYGNVEGTV; the protein is encoded by the coding sequence ATGCAGGCCAAAGAGAGAATCATCCAGCTTTTCCATCGCCTGTTCATCCTTCCTGATCAGGTCAGCGAGGACAGGTACGTCAAGCTCCGCCGGAACATGGCCGTACTCATGTTTCTGGTCACCTTGATTCCTCTGTCCATTATGCTGCTGATCAACTTCCATCAATACCAAAGCGCACTGACCAGCGAGACGGTCAATCAGCTCAGGGTATTGGAAAACAAGGCCAAGCATTCATTCGAGCTCTTTCTGCAGGAGAGGCTGAGCGCAGTCAAGTATATCGCCAATGCCTACAGCATCAACCAGCTTAAGGAGGAGGGACAGCTCAGCAACATCTTCTATACCATGCAGCAGAATTTTAGCGGGTTTGTGGATATTGGTCTGATTGATCCCAGCGGGATGCAGATCAATTATGTCGGGCCCTACGACCTGGAGGGCAAGGATTACACAGGCACGCATTCGTTCCAGGAAGTGCGGATTAAGGGCACGTATATCAGCGATGTGTTCATGGGATACCGCAGATTTCCCCACCTTATAGTGGCCGTGGAGCGACGGGACCCGAACGGCCAAAACTGGGTCATACGGGCGTCTATAGACATAGATACTTTCAACGACATCATCGCGTCCATGGGACTGGAGGCGGACAGTGACGCCTTTTTGCTCAACCAGGAAGGGATCATCCAGACCCCGTCCAAGTTCTATGGCGGGGTTCTGGACAAGTCCCCCATAGAGCTGCCTCCCAAGTCTTTTCAGCCCACGGTTCTGGAAATGACCGATCCAGACGGACGGGAGATATTTCTCTCCTATGTCTATTTCTCCAAGCAGGAATTCGTGCTCTTTCTGGTCAAGGAGCGCAGTCTCCTGTTGCGCTCCTGGTATGCCTTAAAAGGGCAGATGCTGGTTGTGTTCAGCGTCAGTCTCATCCTCATCGCCTTTGTCATATTCCGCTTGACCGGGGCGCTGGTTCGCCGAATAAAGCAGGCGGACGAACGCCGGGAGCTCGCTTTCCGGGAGCTGGAGCACAGTCAAAAGCTATCCTCTATCGGGCAGATGGCGGCCGGTGTGGCCCATGAAATCAACAACCCCCTGGCCATAATCAATGAAAAGGCCGGCTTAATGCAGGATGTTCTGGAGAGGACGGATGATTTTAGGCATAAGGACAAGTTCCTTGGGTTGGTCGCATCCATCATCAGGTCTGTAGAACGGGCCAGGGGCATTACCTATCGCCTGTTGGGTTTTGCCCGGCGTCTGGAAACGCATTATGAGATCCTGGATATCAATCAGATCCTGCGTGAAGTCCTGGGCTTTCTGGAGAAGGAGGCCGAAGACCGCAATGTCCGCATTGAGCTGGATCTGGCTGAAGAACTGCCCAAGATCCACTCGGATCAAGGCCAGCTGGAACAGGTCTTCCTGAACCTGATCAGCAACGCCCTGGCTGCGGTCCAGGATCACGAGGGGCGAATTCAGATCCGCACCTGGGAGATCAATGACAATACACTGGCCATGTCCATTGACGACAACGGCTGCGGAATGTCCAATGAAACTTTGCGGCACATATTCGAACCTTTTTTCACCACTAAGAAAGGATACGGGACCGGGTTGGGGCTTTCCATTACCTATGGGATTATCAAGAAGCTCGGCGGAGACATTAAAGTGGCCAGCGAAGAGGGGGTTGGATCAACGTTTACTGTCTATCTGCCAGTAAAATACGGGAATGTTGAGGGGACTGTATGA